Part of the Methanothermobacter sp. MT-2 genome is shown below.
GACTTTAAAAATATAGTTATGGTATCTGGTATCGGCTGCTCCTCAAGAATCCCAGGTTATGTGAAATGCGATTCCCTTCACACAACCCATGGAAGGCCGATAGCATTCGCCACAGGACTCAAACTCGGAAACCCCAAACTCGATGTTGTAGTATTCACAGGTGACGGTGACGCGGCAGCAATCGGAGGTAACCATCTCATCCATGGCGCCAGGAGAAACATAGACCTCACAGTAATCTGCATAAACAATAACATATATGGTATGACAGGCGGCCAGATAAGCCCCACATCTCCAAGGGGAAGCTATGGTAGCACAGCACCATACGGGGCCCTTGAAACACCCTTCAACCTAGCAGAACTTGTGAAGGCCGCGGGGGCTAGTTATGTTGCAAGGTGGACTACAGCCCACCCATTACAACTTGCAAATTCCATCAGAAGAGGCTTTGAAAATAAAGGGTTCTCTTTTATAGAGGTGCTCTCTCAGTGTCCAACATATTTCGGCCGGAAAAATCGTATGCGAACCCCGGTTGAAATGCTACTATGGATGAAAGATAATAGTGTAAATAGGAGGAAGGCTTTGAGGATGGAGCCAGAGGAGCTCGAGGGTAAAATAATCGTTGGAGATTTCATAAATGAAGAGAAAGAAGAGTTAACCACCGTAATCTATGATCTTATAGAGGAAAGGTCTGGTGAAAGGTTCAAATCGATAAAATCGGCTTATAAGGGATGATTAGAGTGAGAAGGGAGATCAGGATCGCGGGTTTCGGAGGTCAAGGTGTTGTATTAGCAGGTATAGTTATAGGGAAAGCTGCGAGTTTATATGATGGACTCCATGCTGTACAAACACAATCCTATGGACCAGAAGCAAGAGGTGGCGCATCAAGATCCGAAGTAGTTATAAGTGACAAGGAAATAGATTATCCAAAAGTGCGAAAACCAGACATATTCGTGGCAATGTCCCATGAAGCCCTCATAACCTACCTAGACGATCTAAAGAAAGGAGCTACACTCATAGCCGACCCCGACATGATCAAAGAAGAAGAAATAAAAGATTTCATCAAAAAGAAAAAGATAAAATATTATAAAGCCCCGGCGACTAGAACAGCAAAGGAAAAAATAGGCATCCCCATAGTCGCTAACATGGTAATGATAGGAGCCTTCACCAAAGCCACTGGGGTTATCAGCAAAAAGGCGGCTAAAAAAGCGATAGAAGCTAGTGTGCCACCCGGCACAGAAAAGAAAAACCTTGAAGCATTCGAGGCCGGGAAGAAAATCCTAGAAAGGGGAGATCCAATATGAAGTTTTATGAATACAATGCCAAGGAAATTTTCAAAAAAGAAGGCATACCTACACCCAAAGGAGGAGTGGCCAGGACCCCTGATGAAGTTGAAAAAATAGCTAAAAGATTGGGTAAACCAGTAGCTATAAAATCACAGATACTCACAGGGGGTAGAGGCAAAGCAGGCGGGATAAAATTCGCTGAAAACCCAGAAAGCGCATATAAAATCAGTGGAGAACTTTTATCCTCTCCTATTAGGGGAGAGACTGTAGAGATGGTTCTTGTAGAGGAGAAAATCCCAATTGAAAGAGAATTCTATATCGGCATCATAGTGGACAGGACAATGAAAAAACCACTTATAATGGCAAGTAGCGAAGGCGGTGTTGAAATAGAAGAATTAGCCCGTGAACATCCAGAAAAAATCGTTAAATATTACATTAACCCCCTTGAGGAATTCTTACCCTATGAGGCCAGGGAGATCGCCAGGAAAATGGGAATGCAAGGCAAACTTATAGGCCAAGTAGGTGGTATAATCTGGAGATTATATAATCTCTTCAAAAAATATGATGCACTACTCGCTGAAATAAACCCTCTCGTCCTATCCAAGGATAACCTGATCGCAGTGGATGCTAAGCTCGAAGTTGATGATGACGCAATCTTCAGACACCCTGAACTCAGGGAACAGGAAGAGTATGAATCCAGTGAATTTGCCTTTGTTAAACTGGATGGGAACATTGCAGTTATAGGTAATGGTGCTGGGCTTACATTAACGGCAATGGATCTTATAAAACTTCAGGGCGGAGAACCCGCCACATTCTTAGATATAGGTGGGGGTGCATCCCCAGATATTATAAAGAAGGCCCTTAACCTTGTAATTTCATATCCTGATGTTGATGTTGTTTTCCTAAATGTCCTTGGTGGTATAACAAGAGCCGATGACGTGGCAAAGGGTGTTGTAGAAGCTTTAAAAGACGCTGATAGGGACGTGCCCCTCGTAATAAGACTCACAGGCACTAATGAGGAGGAGGGTCAGAGAATCCTCAAAGAAGCGGGGATACCCTTTGAAACGTCACTTGAAAAGGCCGCTGCGAAGGCTGTTGAAATTGCAAGGGGATTATAGGCTCTTCTATGTTATCCTCCTTTTAACACTTACAGAATGTGCCATTACAAGAGCTGATAATAGGATATAGGTAAGAAGAGCTGATGAATTAAACGACCGATTAAACAAGAAAAGGCCAATAATGCTCTGCGTAAGAAAAGCTGAAAGGGAGCCGATAAGTAAAGCCTCCCGTCCAAGATATCTTCTAAAACCATTCAATCTCTTCTCCTTGTATATCCTAAGAACATAAAAGCCTGTGATAGTGACTATGAGCACCCATGATAAGAGGAATAAAAGACCGAAATATCCCGCGTCAAATGCTACTGCAAATATGCCTGGTAACATGTAGTCTATGTAATCCTTTTTGTAAATAAGAACACCATAGAAGATATGGTAGGGTAGGCCGAGTTTATGTATCATTGTTACTGGGAGTGTTATATATCCATCAGCCCCGCCCA
Proteins encoded:
- a CDS encoding 2-oxoglutarate synthase, subunit beta; this encodes MTLENPFLKYLRKDRLPHIFCAGCGNGIVMNTFFKGLELANLDFKNIVMVSGIGCSSRIPGYVKCDSLHTTHGRPIAFATGLKLGNPKLDVVVFTGDGDAAAIGGNHLIHGARRNIDLTVICINNNIYGMTGGQISPTSPRGSYGSTAPYGALETPFNLAELVKAAGASYVARWTTAHPLQLANSIRRGFENKGFSFIEVLSQCPTYFGRKNRMRTPVEMLLWMKDNSVNRRKALRMEPEELEGKIIVGDFINEEKEELTTVIYDLIEERSGERFKSIKSAYKG
- a CDS encoding succinyl-CoA synthetase, beta subunit, which translates into the protein MKFYEYNAKEIFKKEGIPTPKGGVARTPDEVEKIAKRLGKPVAIKSQILTGGRGKAGGIKFAENPESAYKISGELLSSPIRGETVEMVLVEEKIPIEREFYIGIIVDRTMKKPLIMASSEGGVEIEELAREHPEKIVKYYINPLEEFLPYEAREIARKMGMQGKLIGQVGGIIWRLYNLFKKYDALLAEINPLVLSKDNLIAVDAKLEVDDDAIFRHPELREQEEYESSEFAFVKLDGNIAVIGNGAGLTLTAMDLIKLQGGEPATFLDIGGGASPDIIKKALNLVISYPDVDVVFLNVLGGITRADDVAKGVVEALKDADRDVPLVIRLTGTNEEEGQRILKEAGIPFETSLEKAAAKAVEIARGL
- a CDS encoding 2-oxoglutarate synthase, subunit gamma, encoding MRREIRIAGFGGQGVVLAGIVIGKAASLYDGLHAVQTQSYGPEARGGASRSEVVISDKEIDYPKVRKPDIFVAMSHEALITYLDDLKKGATLIADPDMIKEEEIKDFIKKKKIKYYKAPATRTAKEKIGIPIVANMVMIGAFTKATGVISKKAAKKAIEASVPPGTEKKNLEAFEAGKKILERGDPI